A part of bacterium genomic DNA contains:
- a CDS encoding sigma 54-interacting transcriptional regulator, whose translation MSILFIAPSAEMARTARKVFADETDQMEIVEALLSTALPVARRAQTGGVDTIVITRGGTALLLKKAGIMAPIVEIPIAAEDMVQAVAEACQLAGKDDPRIGVVAFPNMTLGLEAFAPLLRIDLRYYPLELEEDVHQALDLALADGVEVVLGGVITSKVAEERGIPAVLLQCGPNSFRLAVQEAQRIVDARWLEKQQAEEFKAILDYAHEGIVAINREGRITVFNPVTERLTGVHAGDALGRPARDVIPEARLTEALASGRQELSEMVSLGKTDMLVSRVPIMVDGQIMGVVGTLQDVTRIIRAESKIRQEANRKGHVARFRFSDLRGESPALMEAVRLAKGYSATDSAILLQGETGVGKEIFAQSIHHESGRSKGPFVAVNCAALPESLLESELFGYAEGAFTGARKGGKPGLFELAHGGTLLLDEVSEIPLSLQGRLLRVLQEREVMRLGHDRVIKVDVRVICATNRDLDRHVKDGHFRVDLFYRLNVLSLRIPSLRERPVDVPVLVDHFLVRQGGEPPHLSEGAMELLMSHPWPGNVRELENWCHRLMVTADHGKEVGTQTAARLLESSQRQTPSRDRSTPEEIQRALRQAGGNLHRAAEILGIHRVTLWRRLKKTGQQN comes from the coding sequence ATGAGTATCCTTTTCATAGCACCCAGCGCGGAGATGGCCAGGACCGCCCGAAAGGTCTTTGCTGACGAGACCGATCAGATGGAGATCGTGGAGGCACTCCTGAGTACGGCTCTGCCCGTGGCGCGCCGGGCCCAGACCGGGGGCGTAGATACCATCGTCATCACCCGGGGAGGAACGGCCCTTCTGCTCAAGAAAGCGGGCATCATGGCGCCCATCGTGGAGATCCCCATCGCTGCGGAAGACATGGTCCAGGCCGTGGCCGAAGCCTGCCAGTTGGCGGGGAAGGATGATCCGCGTATCGGCGTGGTCGCCTTCCCCAACATGACCCTGGGCCTGGAAGCTTTCGCGCCCCTTCTGCGGATCGACCTGCGATACTATCCCCTGGAACTGGAAGAGGATGTTCACCAGGCCCTCGACTTAGCCCTGGCCGACGGTGTCGAGGTCGTTCTCGGTGGGGTGATCACGAGCAAGGTGGCCGAGGAGAGGGGGATACCAGCGGTCCTTTTACAGTGCGGCCCCAACTCTTTTCGGCTGGCTGTTCAGGAAGCCCAGAGGATCGTCGACGCCCGCTGGCTGGAAAAGCAGCAGGCAGAGGAGTTCAAGGCCATCCTCGATTACGCCCACGAGGGCATTGTGGCCATCAATCGTGAAGGGCGCATCACAGTATTTAACCCCGTCACCGAACGGCTCACGGGAGTTCATGCAGGTGATGCCCTGGGAAGACCGGCGCGGGATGTGATACCGGAGGCGCGTCTCACCGAAGCCCTGGCATCTGGCCGCCAGGAGCTCAGTGAGATGGTTTCCCTGGGGAAAACAGACATGCTTGTAAGCCGGGTTCCCATTATGGTCGATGGTCAGATCATGGGCGTTGTGGGAACACTCCAGGATGTCACCCGTATAATCAGAGCGGAATCGAAGATCCGTCAGGAAGCTAACCGCAAGGGCCACGTGGCCCGCTTCCGGTTCTCCGACCTTCGGGGGGAGAGCCCGGCGCTTATGGAGGCGGTGAGACTGGCAAAGGGGTACTCCGCTACCGATTCAGCCATCCTTTTGCAAGGAGAAACCGGCGTTGGGAAAGAGATCTTTGCCCAGAGCATCCACCATGAGAGCGGCCGCAGCAAAGGTCCTTTCGTGGCCGTGAACTGCGCTGCGCTGCCCGAGAGCCTTTTGGAAAGCGAGCTCTTCGGCTACGCGGAGGGTGCTTTTACCGGGGCCAGGAAGGGAGGCAAGCCGGGACTTTTCGAACTGGCCCACGGCGGGACCCTCTTGCTGGACGAGGTGAGCGAGATCCCCCTTTCCCTGCAGGGCCGCCTTCTCAGGGTTCTTCAGGAGAGGGAGGTGATGCGTCTGGGCCACGACAGGGTGATCAAGGTGGACGTTCGGGTTATCTGCGCCACAAACCGGGATCTTGACCGGCATGTAAAAGATGGCCATTTCCGTGTCGATCTTTTCTACCGCCTCAACGTTTTGAGCCTGCGCATCCCGTCGCTGAGAGAGCGCCCCGTCGATGTGCCTGTCCTGGTAGATCATTTCCTGGTGCGCCAGGGTGGAGAACCTCCTCACCTGAGCGAGGGGGCCATGGAACTCCTGATGAGCCATCCCTGGCCCGGCAACGTGCGCGAACTGGAGAACTGGTGCCACCGCCTCATGGTAACGGCAGACCATGGGAAAGAGGTCGGCACTCAGACAGCCGCCCGGCTCCTGGAGAGCAGTCAGCGTCAAACTCCTTCCCGCGATCGGAGTACGCCGGAGGAGATCCAAAGGGCGCTGCGCCAGGCCGGCGGCAATCTGCACAGGGCGGCCGAGATCCTGGGTATACACCGGGTCACTCTCTGGCGACGTCTCAAAAAAACAGGCCAGCAGAACTGA
- a CDS encoding tripartite tricarboxylate transporter substrate binding protein, with amino-acid sequence MKRAIILAISVMFVFSAGIAFAEYPEKPITYIIPFNPGGESDVTARFQEPILEEVLGVDVNVNHKPGGGGAVAWSEFQRTAKPDGYTVIGVNIPHIIGGPMLRKNSGYETDGFGLVMWFHFTPNALVVNANSPFKTLKDFIDYAKEHPKVITVGGSGSYSANHLEMLRLEREAGIKLTYIPHTGTGPLVPAILGGHLSALMTYSMPPVQLGDKVRVLAVASDERVEALPDAPTFKEQGYDIVGGAFRGVAAPKGTPKAVIDKLADAFTRANKKIAEKQLPLGFVMTYATGDDATALVEKMGKSYSDVINDILEEQKK; translated from the coding sequence ATGAAGCGAGCGATAATCCTAGCGATCTCAGTCATGTTCGTCTTCAGTGCCGGCATTGCCTTTGCCGAGTACCCCGAGAAACCCATCACCTACATTATCCCCTTTAACCCCGGTGGGGAGTCGGATGTCACGGCCCGCTTCCAGGAGCCCATCCTGGAGGAGGTCCTGGGTGTGGATGTGAACGTGAACCACAAGCCCGGCGGCGGCGGCGCGGTCGCGTGGAGCGAGTTCCAGCGCACAGCGAAGCCTGACGGCTACACCGTCATCGGGGTCAATATCCCCCACATCATCGGCGGGCCCATGCTGCGCAAGAACTCGGGATACGAGACCGACGGCTTCGGCCTGGTCATGTGGTTCCACTTTACCCCCAACGCTCTTGTGGTAAACGCGAACAGCCCCTTCAAAACTCTCAAGGACTTCATCGACTACGCAAAGGAACACCCCAAGGTCATCACCGTGGGCGGCAGTGGCAGCTACAGCGCCAACCACCTGGAGATGTTGCGTTTGGAGCGTGAGGCCGGCATCAAGCTCACCTACATCCCGCACACGGGGACTGGTCCCCTGGTACCTGCTATCCTCGGCGGCCACCTCAGCGCCCTCATGACCTACTCCATGCCCCCCGTGCAGCTGGGGGACAAGGTCAGGGTCCTGGCTGTCGCCTCCGACGAGCGAGTCGAAGCCCTTCCGGACGCCCCCACTTTCAAGGAGCAGGGGTACGACATCGTGGGCGGAGCCTTCCGGGGCGTGGCCGCTCCCAAGGGAACGCCCAAGGCGGTTATCGACAAGCTGGCCGATGCCTTCACCAGGGCCAACAAGAAGATCGCCGAGAAACAGCTCCCCCTGGGGTTCGTCATGACCTACGCTACCGGGGATGACGCCACGGCTCTGGTGGAAAAGATGGGCAAGTCCTACAGCGACGTGATCAACGACATACTCGAAGAGCAGAAGAAGTAA
- a CDS encoding tripartite tricarboxylate transporter permease encodes MELFWKVVTELMNPFVFFLILGGVTSGLFVGAMPGLTAAMALAVLLPFTFKLPPLLGLVALGAVYMGAIYGGSFAAILVNTPGTPSSIATAFEGYPMAKDGRAIEAISIATVSSAVGGLAGVFFLLVLSPPLARLSIQFGSAEYFWVAMLGLTLIASLSPGSTLKGFMGGSFGMVLASVGVAPIGGENRFTFGMPVLQGGVEMIVALIGFFVIPELFNMAAHGRAALVEVTMDSRKRGTFFSAIRTVFSMPVNLIRSCIIGEIVAIIPGAGGSIANLVAYNEAKRASKHPERFGKGTVEGLVASESSNNVTVAGSMVPLLTLGIPGAPPDAVILGVMLMHGLRPGMDLFTVSGDLTYAFIISMGLAALFMVPVGLLGGRLIYRVIVKTPHYLLVPSIALVTILGTYALRNSLSDVVIMLLLGTTGFVLRELEVESAPIVLGLILGGIAEMGFVQSILRGTSLDHPWMMLFQNRLSQIIIFMMVLSFASPYLSAGFRRFKRGPEELLKDEGDSP; translated from the coding sequence ATGGAGCTTTTCTGGAAAGTGGTCACGGAGTTGATGAACCCCTTCGTTTTTTTCCTCATCCTGGGGGGAGTGACGTCGGGCCTCTTCGTGGGTGCCATGCCGGGGCTCACGGCTGCCATGGCCCTCGCGGTGCTGCTGCCTTTCACCTTCAAACTGCCACCGCTGCTGGGGCTGGTGGCCCTGGGCGCCGTCTACATGGGCGCCATCTACGGCGGGTCCTTTGCCGCCATTCTCGTCAACACCCCCGGAACCCCCTCATCCATCGCCACGGCATTCGAGGGGTACCCCATGGCCAAGGATGGGCGCGCCATCGAAGCCATAAGTATCGCCACCGTTTCCTCGGCTGTCGGCGGATTGGCGGGGGTATTCTTTCTGCTGGTTCTCTCGCCACCGCTGGCGCGCCTCTCCATCCAGTTCGGTTCCGCCGAGTATTTCTGGGTCGCCATGCTGGGACTCACCCTTATCGCCAGCCTCTCCCCGGGGTCAACGCTGAAAGGTTTCATGGGAGGGTCCTTCGGCATGGTCCTGGCCTCGGTGGGCGTGGCCCCCATCGGCGGAGAGAACCGGTTCACCTTCGGAATGCCGGTCCTGCAGGGCGGAGTGGAGATGATCGTGGCGCTTATCGGGTTCTTCGTCATCCCCGAACTGTTCAACATGGCGGCCCACGGCCGGGCGGCCCTGGTCGAGGTCACCATGGACTCCAGGAAGCGGGGCACCTTTTTCAGCGCCATCCGCACCGTGTTTTCCATGCCTGTCAACCTCATACGTTCGTGTATTATCGGCGAGATCGTGGCAATTATCCCGGGTGCCGGGGGCAGCATCGCCAACCTGGTGGCCTACAACGAGGCCAAGCGGGCATCCAAACACCCGGAACGTTTCGGCAAGGGGACCGTTGAGGGGCTTGTGGCCTCCGAGTCGAGCAACAACGTCACAGTGGCCGGAAGCATGGTGCCGTTGCTCACCCTGGGGATCCCTGGAGCTCCGCCTGACGCGGTCATCCTCGGGGTGATGCTGATGCACGGATTGCGGCCCGGCATGGACCTTTTCACCGTGAGCGGCGACCTGACCTACGCTTTCATCATTTCCATGGGGTTAGCCGCGCTGTTCATGGTCCCCGTGGGGCTGCTGGGCGGGAGGCTCATCTACCGGGTGATCGTCAAGACCCCTCACTACCTGCTGGTACCATCCATCGCCCTCGTCACCATTCTGGGCACCTACGCCCTGCGCAACAGCCTGTCCGACGTGGTTATCATGCTCCTGCTGGGTACAACCGGGTTTGTCCTGCGGGAACTGGAAGTGGAATCCGCGCCCATCGTCCTGGGTCTCATCCTGGGGGGAATCGCCGAAATGGGTTTCGTCCAGTCCATCCTGAGAGGCACCTCCCTGGACCACCCGTGGATGATGCTGTTCCAGAACAGACTTTCACAGATCATCATTTTCATGATGGTACTTTCCTTCGCCTCCCCCTACCTTTCGGCGGGATTCAGGAGGTTCAAAAGAGGTCCTGAGGAGCTGTTAAAGGATGAAGGGGATTCTCCATGA
- a CDS encoding tripartite tricarboxylate transporter TctB family protein has translation MKRQTNTDLFAGILGLVLVGIFWYGRGEVGHLSIMFPNAILFLLGVFSVALVVKGLVRPHRRSVFSEGDRGKILGTGTILFVWVIAIPYAGFFLASVAGFWGLTCYLASTHRKVTPLQAGKWLCIVLAEVTFFYMIFAKLLYVPLPTGLFF, from the coding sequence ATGAAAAGGCAAACGAATACAGATCTTTTTGCAGGCATCCTCGGCCTGGTCCTGGTAGGCATCTTCTGGTACGGCCGGGGAGAAGTGGGCCACCTGAGCATCATGTTCCCCAATGCGATCCTGTTTCTCCTCGGGGTGTTCTCGGTGGCCCTGGTTGTCAAGGGCCTGGTGCGCCCGCACCGCCGGTCCGTTTTTTCCGAGGGTGACAGGGGCAAGATCCTCGGTACCGGCACAATCCTCTTTGTATGGGTGATCGCTATTCCCTATGCGGGTTTTTTCCTTGCCAGCGTTGCGGGGTTTTGGGGATTGACATGCTATCTGGCCTCCACGCACCGGAAGGTGACGCCGCTCCAGGCAGGTAAATGGTTATGTATTGTCCTGGCCGAGGTGACCTTTTTCTACATGATCTTCGCCAAACTCCTTTACGTGCCTCTTCCAACCGGGCTCTTTTTCTGA